The following coding sequences are from one Chromatiales bacterium window:
- a CDS encoding substrate-binding domain-containing protein has protein sequence MSVHRVEHPLLAVVAASLIFSASQTAIADEALVWVGCGISKKAYVEALAKGYEARTGQKIIIDGGGATRGIREVSSQKAHIGGSCRHSLYGEGAEANTRLAPVGWDALVAIVHPGNPVDSLTIDNLRDIYLGKVSNWKQVGGPDRPLKLYFRKGKVSGVGYTIRQLIFDNVNQEFVGGQEFASTGPLEKALEADPEAIAMTGISSARKRNVKILALNGKEPSYENVRSGAYLLYRPLYLAYNPDNPRVGDVKKFIEFAYSDEGQEIMRKNGTVPYLEATNLFARTLAERLTAQRTGGL, from the coding sequence ATGAGTGTGCATCGAGTTGAGCATCCCCTGCTGGCCGTTGTGGCGGCCAGCCTGATCTTCTCCGCCAGCCAGACCGCAATCGCCGACGAAGCGCTCGTGTGGGTGGGCTGTGGTATCTCGAAGAAGGCGTACGTCGAAGCCCTCGCAAAGGGTTACGAGGCGCGTACCGGCCAGAAAATCATCATCGACGGCGGCGGGGCGACACGCGGCATCCGCGAGGTCTCCTCGCAGAAGGCCCACATCGGCGGCAGCTGCCGGCACTCCCTGTACGGTGAGGGCGCCGAGGCCAACACGCGGCTCGCGCCTGTTGGCTGGGACGCACTGGTGGCGATCGTGCATCCGGGCAATCCCGTCGACAGCCTGACCATCGACAACCTGCGCGACATCTATCTCGGCAAGGTTTCGAACTGGAAACAGGTCGGCGGCCCGGATCGCCCGCTGAAGCTGTACTTCCGCAAGGGCAAGGTCTCGGGTGTCGGTTACACGATCCGCCAGCTGATCTTCGACAACGTCAACCAGGAGTTCGTCGGCGGGCAGGAATTCGCCTCGACCGGGCCACTGGAAAAGGCGCTGGAGGCCGATCCGGAAGCCATCGCGATGACCGGTATTTCCAGCGCGCGCAAGCGCAACGTCAAGATTCTCGCGCTGAACGGCAAGGAGCCGAGCTACGAGAACGTGCGCAGTGGCGCCTACCTGCTCTATCGCCCACTGTATCTCGCGTACAATCCTGACAACCCGCGGGTCGGTGACGTAAAGAAATTCATCGAATTCGCCTACAGCGACGAAGGCCAGGAGATCATGCGCAAGAACGGTACCGTGCCCTATCTGGAGGCAACCAACCTGTTCGCGCGCACGCTCGCCGAGCGTCTGACCGCGCAGCGCACCGGCGGCCTGTGA